The genomic region TAGTCTTTTGGATGAAGAAACGTGATCATTTTTTCTGCGCGAATAATTTCGACACGATCATGAATCTCAAGCGGTACTTTAAGCTGTCCATCAATACTTAAATAAGATTCATCCATACTCACCACATGAATTTCAATAGCACTTTTACTACTTACTGCAATTGGGCGATTACTTAATGTATGCGGGCTAATCGGCACGATAGAAATTGCCTCTAATTCAGGATGGAGAATAGGCCCGCCAGCTGAAAGTGCGTAAGCAGTTGTGCCTGTTGGTGTTGTCACAACAAGTCCGTCTGATCTTTGCTTGTGGACAAAACTGCCATTGATAGAAACTTCTAATTCAATTAAGCGAGATCCACTTCTTACTACAACATCATTAAGTGCTAATGATTCATGGATACATTTTGAGCCTCTAAAAATTTTGGACTGCAGCAACATTCTTTTGTCTTTATAAGAAGAACCTTGAAATATTTCATCGATAGATTCAAACATATTACTTGTATTCAGATCTGCTAAAAACCCAAAACGGCCTTGGTTAATGCCTATTAATGGAATGTCGAAATTCACAAGTGATCTTGCAACTCCCAACATCGTCCCATCCCCACCTACAACAATGGCGAGATCAGCTTTTTCACCAATCTCTTCTAGATTAATAGCTTTAAAAGCTTGAAATTTTCCGGACTGATGTGTTTTAGCCTCAATAAAAATATTGATATGCTTATTCGTCAAATATTGAGCGAGCTCTAAAAGCTGGGATTCAATGTCAGAAGATTCACTTCCGCTCGCATATTTTCCGATAATTGCGACTGATTTATAGAGACTTTCCATAATTGAATTAAAGCATACTTAGGATGAAAGAATATATAGCAATTTAATAAAGAAAAATTAGTATATTAAGCATTCATTTTCAAAAGTACCGCATGCTAGAATGGCTTATTACACTATGAAAATTAGGCTTTACTGACTATTTTAAAGCATAACGATTTATATGAATAACCCTATTTGATGATGCTAGATAAGCGCGCCCAAATTCTTCTAAAAACCCTCATTGAGCAACACATTTATGATGGGCAGCCCGTGGGATCTAGAACCCTTTCTCAATCGTCCGGCCTTGACCTAAGTCCAGCCTCCATTCGAAATACTATGAAAGATCTAGAGGATCTTGGTTTTATCACAAGCCCCCATACTTCAGCAGGAAGAATTCCTACGCAATTAGGTTATAGGCTCTTTGTAGATTCTCTTCT from Candidatus Methylopumilus universalis harbors:
- a CDS encoding NAD(+)/NADH kinase, whose protein sequence is MESLYKSVAIIGKYASGSESSDIESQLLELAQYLTNKHINIFIEAKTHQSGKFQAFKAINLEEIGEKADLAIVVGGDGTMLGVARSLVNFDIPLIGINQGRFGFLADLNTSNMFESIDEIFQGSSYKDKRMLLQSKIFRGSKCIHESLALNDVVVRSGSRLIELEVSINGSFVHKQRSDGLVVTTPTGTTAYALSAGGPILHPELEAISIVPISPHTLSNRPIAVSSKSAIEIHVVSMDESYLSIDGQLKVPLEIHDRVEIIRAEKMITFLHPKDYCYFEMLRKKLNWG